TTGTTTTTTCAGCACTGATTTCCATTCCGTATCTGGTTGATGCTTCATCCAGACGTTTCACGAGGTTGACCAGCTTATCTTCGTTCCCTGCCAggccgtcaatatcatcagcaaaccgaAGGTTGCTGATTATTCGTCCTCCGATGCTGTGCTCACATGATCTTCGAGTGCATCtgtcataatttgttcaaggaagatgttgaacaGGGTTGGTGACAGAAGGCAGCATTGGCGGACACCTACTGAAGTGCGGAACCATTCTCCTATTTTGCCTTGGGCAAGGACCGCGCTGGTTGCTTTGTTGTACAGCTGTTGGATCGTCAGTATCAGTTTTTGTCCCATGTTGTACCTGTTCATTGTGGCCCAGAGGGCATCATGCCATATGCGGTCAAATGCCTTTTTGTAGTCAATGAACACATGAAAGATGTCTTGCTGGTGTTGGCTGTACTTCTCACACAGAACTCGAAGATTAAAAATCTGTTCCGTTGTGCTCCTTCCTCTTCTAAATCCAGTTTGTTCTTCGGCAATGATCTCTTCTGCCTGGGGTCTCAGTCagttcagaatgactctcaacATCACTTTGCTTGCGTGACTGATAAGGCTAATCGTTCTATAGTTTTGGCATTGCTGTAAGTTGCCTTTCTTGGGAAGCGTGATGATGAGGGACTGTGTCCAGGGTGTGGGCCATTCACCTGTCTGCCAGATCTTGTTGCAGATGCTAGTGAGGATGTCAGTCACTGTCTCTCCGCCATGCTTTATAAGTTCTGCAGGGATGTTGTCTACTCCTGCAGCTCTTCCATGTTTTAGCGATCTGATCgcttcctccacttcttctctcagaACTGGGAAGTCGTCGTTGTTAGATGATTTGTGGCACGATGTTACATTGGGATCTCTATTGGTCTGGTAGTTGTAAAGGTTGGAACAGTACTCTGTCCACCTTTTGAGTAAGTCTTCTTCTTCCGTGAGGCAGTTCCTTGCATTGTCTTGGATGGTACTGACTCATgcttgctttggttttgttagatCTTTCACGATTTGGAACGCTCGCCTACTGTTGTTCTTCTCCAGCTTTTCCTCAATTTCTGTACACTGTTTCCCAATCCAATCTTCTTTGGCTTGGTTTATGCTTTTTCTTATCTTGCGGTTGATTTCTCTGTACTCTGTTGCTCCGGTGGGTGTGGTCTTGTTCTTTTTCAGTTCTTTTCTTTTGTCGCACATATCCATGATTTCATCTGTGACCCATCGCTGTGTTTTCCCGCGAACGTTTCCAAGCATTTCGTTTGCAGACTCTATCATGACTTTGTTTAATTGAGTTGTCAGCGTTTCTGCACTGTGGTCTTCCTCAAGCGTTAACAGTGGGGCAAACTTCCCTCCAACTGTTGCCTTAAAGGACTCTGCGATGTTGGGGTCCCTCAACCTGTCCAGGTTGAATTTCATCCTAGTGTTCTTGGGCTTCTTGATTGTCTTCAGCCTGAGTTTGAAGTTCACAAACACCAGATCATGGTCGCTACCTACATCTGCACCAGGGAAAGTTCTTGTCGTAGCTCTTTTGATCCCCGATCTGAACCGATTTTGTACAAGAATGTAGTCGATCTGGTTGTGGTGGATTCCATTAGGTGCATGCCATGTCCAGCGTCGTGATGCCTTGTGCTCACCGAGTGTATTTGCAAGCACAGCATTGTTGTAGCTGGCAAACTCTAGTAGTCGTAGTCCTCTCTCATTGGACACGTCATTGCACGAGGGGCCGCAGAATTCCTTCCAGTCCTTCAGTGCGTCTTTGCCCACTTTCGCATTCCAATCTCCCTGGATGATgagtatgtcctttttgtccacttTGTCGATGGTTTCTTGGAGTTGACTGTAGAATGCCTCCACAGCATCATCGTCTTGGTCTGTTGTTGGTGTATAGGCCTGTACTATTGTGATGTTAAATGGTGCTGCTCTTAGGCAGATGGAAATGGCCCTGCTGGAAACTGGGCGGCAACCTAGTACAGAGTTCTTGACATTCTTGTTGACAAGAAAACCTACGCCATTGGTATGTTTGTCCATCTCTCCGCTGTAGTAAAGTACATGACCTTCCTCGGTGAGATGCTCCCCATGGTTCTTCCACCTAACCTCACAAAGTCCCACAACGTGCCAGGTGTATTTCTCTAGTTCGTGTGTTAGTTCCTGTAGTTTCCCTGTCTGGACAAGGGTTCTCACGTTCCATGTTGCTATTGCAACGTTATCTCTTCCTCGGATCTTCGGAGGggacgtacctatagaagtaaagaaaaccatatttgaaggattactaacaccaataatgaaatatagatcagagagctggacaaagACAATCAAaaacaggagcagagtccaagcttcagcgATGAAAAGCCtaagaacaataatgcacaaaacaagaagagagagaataagaaatgtagattttagaaggatggttggggtatctcctatgttgaacaagattgagaagggacaactgagatggctgggacatttaatgagaatggatggaaaaagaattgcaaggaggagatgggactggacgcctggtgggaggagatcaagaggtagaccacgtaaacgctggaaggatggaattgaagagattctgacaaagaacaacatgccaacaattgaacaggggagaagagagggaatttttgaaaacataattgagtggagaagactactgattccactgacagactGAAAGCCTACCTGAGAgtggaagtaagtaagtaagaataATTACgttcatactgtactgtaaaatatTCTTCTTATGCAGTATTCTGATATTATAACATCATAAAAATTGGCTGCTTTAGGAACAAGATAActtaaaaataacagtaaaatataaaaagaataaaagtattaCCTTTACGTCATCCATAAACTGCTGTAACTCATTGTTTTTCCTTTGTATGGCTTCTTCCGTTTC
This DNA window, taken from Palaemon carinicauda isolate YSFRI2023 unplaced genomic scaffold, ASM3689809v2 scaffold304, whole genome shotgun sequence, encodes the following:
- the LOC137636460 gene encoding craniofacial development protein 2-like, giving the protein MDKHTNGVGFLVNKNVKNSVLGCRPVSSRAISICLRAAPFNITIVQAYTPTTDQDDDAVEAFYSQLQETIDKVDKKDILIIQGDWNAKVGKDALKDWKEFCGPSCNDVSNERGLRLLEFASYNNAVLANTLGEHKASRRWTWHAPNGIHHNQIDYILVQNRFRSGIKRATTRTFPGADVGSDHDLVFVNFKLRLKTIKKPKNTRMKFNLDRLRDPNIAESFKATVGGKFAPLLTLEEDHSAETLTTQLNKVMIESANEMLGNVRGKTQRWVTDEIMDMCDKRKELKKNKTTPTGATEYREINRKIRKSINQAKEDWIGKQCTEIEEKLEKNNSRRAFQIVKDLTKPKQA